Part of the Mus caroli chromosome 1, CAROLI_EIJ_v1.1, whole genome shotgun sequence genome, AGCTTCCTTCTTTCANCATGATCTGACAGTTTTATGCTTGGTGGTGACTCTGCAGCTACTCCTGATGGCAAAGGCGCTCAGTCTGAGTCCTCCAGGTCCTCGCCATGCCTCGGATGGCTCCCTCTGGGGTCTCCTAGAAACGCTCTGGGGGAGGCTGGAGTGTCCCAGCATCCCANTGNACACTTGNCTGGTGCTGGNCTTGGATTTGGGTTAAGAAACACACTTTTTTGGAGCTGAAGCTCAATGAGATGACAGGGCCTGCTCCTTGAATACCTTTGTCTGGTGCAAGGCCGGTTATGTTTCTGCTGACTTCTCATGTTAAATGGAGTCCTGGGAATGCTGGGTAGTTTTTGTCCCAGAAAGGTCTTCTTCTGCTTTCATgccacatgtatatatatatatatgcacacacacacacacacacacacacacacacacacacacacacacagttaatatAGACTCTACCTGTGAGAGAAAATATGAtcctttttacttgtttttttgaaacagggtttctctgtgtagccctggatgtcccggaactccctctgtaaaccaagctggccttgaactgagagagatctgcctgtctctgcctctccagtgttggaattaaaggggtGCATTACTACCAGCCACTACCATGTTGCAGTAGCCTTTTCTTTTCTNttctcttctcttctcttctcttctcttctcttctcttctcttctcttctcttctcttctcttctcttctcttttcttttcttttctctttttttcgagacagggtttctctgtatagccctggctgtcctgaaactcactttgtagaccaggctggcctcgaactcagaaatgcacctgcctctgcctcccaagtgctgggattaaaggtgtgcgccaccaccaccaccaccgggctAGTCTGTCTTTTCAAAGTCTGTCCTAGCATTGTCACAGAGCTGGTCCTTCCGACAGCCCAGTTGACCTTTATATTTCCAGACCCTCTGCCCACCTCTGTGGAGACCTGGATGAAAGCAGCACTGTTTCAGAGACCCCACCCAAGTGCCCTGTTGTGGTTGGTGTGCTCTGACTGTGTGTCTTCACGATCTTAGATGCTGTGGGCCTTGCGGGAGAGGATCACAGAGGCGCTCAGCTGCGATGGCTATGTGTTCAAGTATGACATATCCCTCCCTGTGGAGCGGCTCTATGACCTTGTGATTGACCTACGCACCCGCCTTGGCCCTCGTGCCAAGCATGTGGTGGGATATGGACACCTGGGTGAGCCAGAGCGTTACCCTGCCCCTGTGGGCGGCACAGCTCCACTGTGGTACTGAATTAATTTAAACACATTAAAGACCGCCTGGGAGGCATTGAAATACATTGGTGTCACATGAAAGAGAGAAAGCTTAACTTGCCCTTGAATTAATTCAACCAAGAACAAGCTAAAGTTTGAATTCCTATGTCTGCCATGTGTCTGCCTATGCCTGCCTGATAACTTTGATTTTGCTGTTTAGGTATTATCCCTAACAAAGAACTTTATATTTCCTGAACAGCCCAGGAGAAGTCACATGAGGAAGGAATGAGGGAtaatttacagaaatctttaacagaATTTCACAAGCATTGGATCATTTGCCCCAGCTTACCCCTTACTCGGTTCATAAGCAAACGAAACTGTAAATATCCACTATCAAGTTATATTGATTTCAACATTTATGGCCGATATTTgttgttcaaggtcatttttcaaCCTGTTTGCTGTATTTAGCAAATGATTACCGTCGCATACACAGAGACACTTATTGCCCTCTGGGTCAGGGGCATGGAAGAGTAACAACTTTATACCCATGCattagcttaggttgtaaaagcTGATTACACATGGAAAGTCAAGGTTAGTTTTTCTTAAAGATGGGTTGAACAAACCGGCTTGAGTACATTAGCAGGATATCAGGTCAGTTATGTCATCTTATATGAACTTGGCTGTGAGGTCCAGcaaaagtttcattttcttagaCTCTAAGAGATATTTTCTTAAAACCCTGTCTCTATAGTGACCTCCATAGCAGAGCTTGCCATTTGAGTTCTGTGGCTGAGACAGTATCATTGgactatagtccaggctggtctggaatccgcgctgtagaccagactgacatcaaacagagatcctcctgcctctgcctcctgagtgctgggattaaagacgtgcactgCTGCACTCTGTCATTTCAAGTATGGTTTGAAAAGCCTTTTGCTGTGCAGGAACAGTTCTCACCAGCCTGTGTCTTTAGACCTTAGGGTTCCccgggcagggggagggggagttccCAGTCATTCTGGGGAGGATTAAAAAGTGGCTCATGTGCCCAGATTCCTGTAAGATGGGGCCCAGCAGCTGCCATTCATAGCCTTGGAGGGTTGAAGGGATGGACCAAGGGGGTGGCTTAGAACCAGGATGCATGGAGTGCAGATACCTGATTGGGGGTTGGGGCAGTGATGTCTGAGGAGGACTCTTTGGGCAGATCTGGGGCCTGCTCAGCCTAACTGTTCCCTTGTTCCCCAGGGGATGGCAACCTTCACCTGAACGTGACTGCAGAGGCCTTTAGCCGGGAGTTGCTCGGTGCCTTGGAACCTTATGTGTATGCCTGGACAGCNNNNNNNNNNNNNNNNNNNNNNNNNNNNNNNNNNNNNNNNNNNNNNNNNNNNNNNNNNNNNNNNNNNNNNNNNNNNNNNNNNNNNNNNNNNNNNNNNNNNNNNNNNNNNNNNNNNNNNNNNNNNNNNNNNNNNNNNNNNNNNNNNNNNNNNNNNNNNNNNNNNNNNNNNNNNNNNNNNNNNNNNNNNNNNNNNNNNNNNNNNNNNNNNNNNNNNNNNNNNNNNNNNNNNNNNNNNNNNNNNNNNNNNNNNNNNNNNNNNNNNNNNNNNNNNNNNNNNNNNNNNNNNNNNNNNNNNNNNNNNNNNNNNNNNNNNNNGGGTGAACAGATCAGATAGAGCTGCCAGGCCCTTCTTTTGTCTCCTGCCAGCTCAGTGTGGACAGAATAAGTGGGTGGGCAATTGCCCTACTCCCAAACAGGCCAGATCTCACCAGCTCTGGGGTGGGTGGCCTGTGGAGACCTGCTTTGTTGCATCTCTATAGCGTGTAATTTTAAAAGCTCCCTACCTGCCTGGTGCCTTGCAAGGCTCTCATCAGTTTCATTCAGCTTTGCTAATGGCCTTCTGGTCATTTTCCCCTGGAGCTGTGATTGCTGCCCCATCCCCTCATGGCTAGATTTGCCAAACTGTCACCAACAACTGCCCCAGTGGATAGAAAACACCAGACAGTTTTATTATCTTAAAACTAGACAGATAACTCAATCGCCATTCGAAAAATTTCCTGCCGTAATCTTATCAACTAGCTCCCTCCATCTTGCCTGTCCCTCTGCCCGCAGTAGAAGCTATCAACTCTAAGATTTCCACTCCTACATGTCTGCAACACCCTACTTGATCCAAAGCCTGAtccaaattctgttttctttgtttcccctttttCTGACTGGGGCCCAAAACTTCCATCTTTTTCCCTTCATGCAGCAATTAGCTTCTGCCtcctttattgacacaatcaagaaccaattagggaaccaATACCTCTCCCTCCACATCTCTGGGAAGAGAACCATGTGATTTCTTGGATGGATCTTACTGGATAGTTTGTCATGTGGCATGTATTCTGTGAGGGCTGCAGCAGAGTTGTCTAGCCCCAGATAAGTTAACATGGTCAGCCAGAATACCACAACTCATTCCCATGGACCTGAGTGGGATTTGCTGTCATATCAAACAGGTCTTGGACTGGTAACTGTGGTCTACCCAGCCATTCCCTCAGGTTTtgttccttttgagacagggtctctctacttaactctgactgttctggaacttacaaTGTAGAGCAGATAgacctttaactcacagagatccaccatgCCCCTGACTTCGCTTCTGCCACctgagtaatgggattaaaggcaagtgccactaTACCCAGTTTACTTTGTTCTTAAAGACTTGTCTGGTTGGTAAGCAGGCGTGGAGGGCTATGATTGCCTACAGAGCCTGACCTTTCTGGGTATGGGACAGTTCCCTAACTGAATCAATAGAGGCGACTTTCAGTCATGTGGTCTACACACTGTCCTCTATCACTTGGCTTGTCTCATGACCTGGCAGTCTGGAAGGCCGAATACACCTACCGTATTTTTTTCCTGCTATCAGTTTCCAGAAAAAATTTGAACTACAACTTGCTGCTGCTAGAAAATGATTCACATAAAGTTAATTGTAAAGTTGTGGCTCATTACATATCTCCACACATTTAGTGTGCTCTGAATTCCCAATGTGTCTTCACACGTGGATTAGAAAGTTAGTGTTAGCAATGTGAGCAAGCGAAGATAGAGAGGCTCCAGCCTGTAGTGTGCTACAGATAGGTTACAGCGAATGTGGGGATCCCAACACAGGTACGTGTAGCCCTTCCTGCCAGGACCTGCCTTCCTCTTGCTCCACTGAGCATTGTTCTGTGGAGCGAAGGGGCTGTCATTTTCTCTTGATGAGCTATGTGAAGCCCCCTTTGATACATGCATCCCTGGTGAAGGGTCTCTTCTTAGGTCCCCTCtagcttttcttttgtgttttgaagagAGTGCATTTTGAAGTTAGAGCCTGTGAAATAGAGCATGTAGCTGTAAAACAAACCATCTAACTTTGTTAGCACTGACCAGTGCACCCTAAACCAATGGAGCAGTGAGTTCCACCCATGCAGAAAACCTAGTTAGAAACAGATGGGAAAATGGACTTGCTAACTGACCAATGAGATTCCTCCGGACTCCTCAGGCGTCTGACACAGCCATCTCCTTAATGTCTGCAGTCTCTCACACCCCAACACAGAAGAGTAAGCCGCCAGTCAGAAGATGTCTCTCCCTGTGGGAGAGAGCTGGGTGTGCTGATGCTGGTTTGCaatctagcatttgggaggcagaggcaggcagatctctgatatAGAGATTTCCAAGCCAGTCAGGGCtccatagtgaaatcctgtcttaaaaagctAGAACAGGTGACCATGAGGACTCTCTAATCCCATCCCACACAGACGGGAAGTCTCCAGTGTGCAAGCTG contains:
- the LOC110295638 gene encoding D-2-hydroxyglutarate dehydrogenase, mitochondrial-like, which produces MATDQRKVQMLWALRERITEALSCDGYVFKYDISLPVERLYDLVIDLRTRLGPRAKHVVGYGHLGDGNLHLNVTAEAFSRELLGALEPYVYAWTILILEEPVARGHCSTSYHNVLSVPSGTKVDDVFFLFRPCKPRRIQGTGTIAWKKGASLET